The following proteins are co-located in the Puniceicoccus vermicola genome:
- a CDS encoding ExbD/TolR family protein: protein MGGDRYGEDEDVALSMSPLIDCVFLLLIFFLVTTMLKKDRKEVEHLNLPISRSSLEVPPDDTVVAIAIDAEGEVYWEGEPVTVSVLLDELRYLEQEDPDRRIRLDTDELTPFYRFVEVLDALSFRNLRNVGVRTYHEKYD, encoded by the coding sequence ATGGGCGGAGACCGCTATGGGGAAGACGAAGATGTGGCGCTGAGCATGTCGCCGTTGATCGATTGCGTCTTTTTGCTGCTGATCTTCTTCCTGGTCACGACGATGCTGAAGAAGGACCGGAAAGAGGTGGAGCATTTGAACCTGCCCATTTCCCGATCTTCGCTCGAAGTTCCGCCGGACGACACCGTGGTCGCGATCGCGATCGACGCGGAGGGAGAGGTCTATTGGGAAGGGGAGCCCGTGACCGTTTCGGTTCTTCTGGACGAACTGAGGTATCTCGAACAGGAGGATCCGGATCGGAGAATTCGGTTGGATACGGACGAACTCACGCCGTTCTATCGCTTTGTCGAAGTGCTGGATGCCCTCAGTTTCCGGAATTTGAGAAATGTCGGGGTGAGAACCTATCACGAAAAATACGACTGA